In the genome of Loxodonta africana isolate mLoxAfr1 chromosome 16, mLoxAfr1.hap2, whole genome shotgun sequence, one region contains:
- the HK1 gene encoding hexokinase-1 isoform X3: protein MIAAQLLAYYFTELKDDQVKKIDKYLYTMRLSDETLLDIMARFRSEMKSGLSRDSNPTATIKMLPTFVRSIPDGSEKGDFIALDLGGSSFRILRVQVDHEQHQNVRMESEVYDTPENIIHGSGSQLFDHVAECLGDFMEKKKIKDKKLPVGFTFSFPCQQSKIDEGILITWTKRFKASGVEGADVVKLLDKAIKKRGDYDANIVAVVNDTVGTMMTCGYDDQHCEVGLIIGTGTNACYMEELRHIDLVEGDEGRMCINTEWGAFGDDGSLEDIRTEFDREIDRGSLNPGKQLFEKMVSGMYIGELVRLILVKMAKEGLLFEGRITPELLTKGKFNTSDVSAIEMNKEGLHNAKEILTRLGVEPSHDDCISVQHVCAIVTFRSANLVAATLGAILCRLRDNKGTPRLRTTVGVDGSLYKMHPQYSRRFHKTLRRLVPDSDVRFLLSESGSGKGAAMVTAVAYRLAEQHRQIEETLAHFRLTKEMLMEVKKRMRAEMELGLKKATHEKATVKMLPSFVRSTPDGTEHGDFLALDLGGTNFRVLLVKIRSGKKRTVEMHNKIYTIPIEVMQGTGEELFDHIVSCISDFLDYMGIKGPRMPLGFTFSFPCKQESLDAGILITWTKGFKATDCVGHDVTTLLKDAIKRREEFDLDVVAVVNDTVGTMMTCAYEEPTCEVGLIVGTGSNACYMEEMRNIEMVEGTDGQMCINMEWGAFGDNGCLDDIRTGYDKLVDEYSLNAGKQRYEKMISGMYLGEIVRNILIDFTKKGFLFRGQISETLKTRGIFETKFLSQIESDRLALLQVRAILQQLGLNSTCDDSILVKTVCGVVSRRAAELCGAGMAAVVDKIRENRRLDHLNVTVGVDGTLYKLHPHFSRIMHQTVKELSPQCNVSFLLSEDGSGKGAALITAVGVRLRGEVPPTS, encoded by the exons AGAAGGGAGATTTCATTGCCTTGGATCTTGGTGGGTCTTCCTTTCGAATTCTACGGGTGCAAGTGGATCACGAGCAGCATCAAAATGTTCGCATGGAGTCTGAGGTTTACGACACCCCCGAGAACATCATACACGGCAGTGGAAGCCAG CTTTTTGATCACGTCGCTGAGTGCCTGGGAGACTtcatggagaaaaagaaaatcaaggacAAGAAATTACCTGTGGGATTCACGTTTTCTTTCCCCTGCCAACAATCCAAAATTGATGAG GGCATCCTGATCACCTGGACAAAGAGATTTAAAGCGAGTGGAGTAGAGGGTGCAGATGTGGTGAAGCTGCTGGACAAAGCCATCAAGAAACGAGGG GACTATGACGCCAACATTGTGGCCGTGGTGAACGACACAGTGGGGACCATGATGACCTGTGGCTACGATGACCAGCATTGTGAAGTTGGCCTGATCATTG GCACTGGCACCAATGCTTGCTACATGGAGGAACTGAGGCACATTGACCTGGTGGAAGGCGATGAGGGGAGGATGTGCATCAACACGGAGTGGGGGGCCTTTGGGGACGACGGGTCCCTAGAAGACATCCGGACCGAGTTTGACCGAGAGATAGACCGGGGCTCCCTTAATCCGGGAAAGCAGTT GTTTGAGAAGATGGTCAGTGGCATGTACATCGGGGAGCTGGTTCGACTGATCCTGGTCAAGATGGCCAAAGAGGGTCTCTTATTTGAAGGGCGGATCACCCCGGAGCTACTTACCAAAGGAAAGTTCAACACCAGCGATGTGTCAGCCATCGAAAT GAATAAGGAAGGCCTCCACAATGCCAAAGAAATCCTGACCCGTCTGGGAGTGGAACCGTCTCATGACGACTGTATTTCAGTCCAGCACGTGTGCGCCATTGTCACGTTTCGCTCGGCCAACCTGGTGGCTGCAACGCTGGGTGCCATCTTGTGCCGCCTTCGTGATAACAAGGGCACACCCAGGCTGCGGACTACGGTTGGTGTCGACGGATCTCTATACAAGATGCACCCACA gtATTCCCGGCGTTTCCACAAGACCCTGAGGCGCCTGGTGCCGGACTCAGATGTGCGTTTCCTGCTGTCGGAGAGCGGCAGTGGCAAGGGAGCCGCCATGGTGACCGCAGTGGCTTACCGCCTGGCCGAGCAGCACCGGCAGATCGAGGAGACCCTGGCCCACTTCCGCCTCACCAAGGAGATGCTGATGGAGGTGAAGAAGCGGATGCGGGCTGAGATGGAGTTGGGACTGAAGAAGGCGACCCATGAGAAGGCCACTGTCAAGATGCTGCCCTCCTTTGTCCGGAGCACTCCAGATGGGACTG AGCACGGTGACTTCTTGGCCCTCGACCTTGGAGGAACGAACTTCCGCGTCCTGCTGGTGAAGATCCGCAGTGGGAAGAAGAGGACAGTGGAAATGCACAACAAGATCTACACCATTCCCATTGAAGTCATGCAGGGCACCGGGGAAGAG CTGTTTGACCACATCGTTTCCTGCATCTCCGACTTCCTGGACTACATGGGCATCAAAGGCCCCAGAATGCCTTTGGGCTTCACCTTCTCCTTTCCCTGCAAGCAGGAAAGCTTGGATGCG GGTATCTTGATCACCTGGACAAAGGGCTTCAAGGCAACTGACTGTGTGGGGCACGATGTAACCACCCTACTAAAGGATGCAATAAAAAGGAGAGAG GAATTTGACCTGGACGTGGTGGCTGTGGTGAACGACACGGTGGGCACCATGATGACCTGTGCTTATGAGGAGCCCACCTGTGAGGTCGGACTCATCGTAG GAACGGGCAGCAATGCCTGCTacatggaagaaatgaggaataTTGAGATGGTGGAAGGGACTGATGGGCAAATGTGTATCAACATGGAATGGGGTGCCTTTGGGGACAACGGCTGTCTGGATGATATCCGAACAGGCTATGATAAGTTGGTGGATGAATATTCTCTAAACGCTGGGAAACAAAG GTATGAGAAGATGATCAGCGGCATGTACCTGGGGGAGATCGTCCGCAACATCCTGATTGACTTCACCAAGAAGGGATTTCTCTTCCGGGGGCAGATCTCTGAGACCCTGAAGACGCGGGGCATCTTTGAGACCAAATTCCTCTCTCAGATCGAGAG TGACCGATTAGCACTGCTCCAGGTTCGGGCCATCCTCCAGCAGCTGGGACTGAACAGCACCTGTGATGACAGTATCCTCGTCAAGACTGTGTGTGGGGTCGTGTCCAGGAGAGCTGCAGAGCTGTGTGGCGCAGGGATGGCTGCTGTGGTAGATAAGATCCGTGAGAACAGGAGACTGGACCATCTGAATGTGACTGTGGGAGTGGACGGGACACTCTACAAACTTCATCCACA cttctccaGAATCATGCACCAAACCGTGAAGGAACTGTCACCACAATGTAATGTGTCCTTCCTGCTGTCAGAAGATGGTAGTGGCAAGGGGGCCGCCCTCATCACGGCTGTGGGTGTGCGGCTGCGAGGAGAAGTGCCCCCAACCAGCTAA
- the HK1 gene encoding hexokinase-1 isoform X1, which yields MDSDHNLSLSCGGADTWESGIDKYLYTMRLSDETLLDIMARFRSEMKSGLSRDSNPTATIKMLPTFVRSIPDGSEKGDFIALDLGGSSFRILRVQVDHEQHQNVRMESEVYDTPENIIHGSGSQLFDHVAECLGDFMEKKKIKDKKLPVGFTFSFPCQQSKIDEGILITWTKRFKASGVEGADVVKLLDKAIKKRGDYDANIVAVVNDTVGTMMTCGYDDQHCEVGLIIGTGTNACYMEELRHIDLVEGDEGRMCINTEWGAFGDDGSLEDIRTEFDREIDRGSLNPGKQLFEKMVSGMYIGELVRLILVKMAKEGLLFEGRITPELLTKGKFNTSDVSAIEMNKEGLHNAKEILTRLGVEPSHDDCISVQHVCAIVTFRSANLVAATLGAILCRLRDNKGTPRLRTTVGVDGSLYKMHPQYSRRFHKTLRRLVPDSDVRFLLSESGSGKGAAMVTAVAYRLAEQHRQIEETLAHFRLTKEMLMEVKKRMRAEMELGLKKATHEKATVKMLPSFVRSTPDGTEHGDFLALDLGGTNFRVLLVKIRSGKKRTVEMHNKIYTIPIEVMQGTGEELFDHIVSCISDFLDYMGIKGPRMPLGFTFSFPCKQESLDAGILITWTKGFKATDCVGHDVTTLLKDAIKRREEFDLDVVAVVNDTVGTMMTCAYEEPTCEVGLIVGTGSNACYMEEMRNIEMVEGTDGQMCINMEWGAFGDNGCLDDIRTGYDKLVDEYSLNAGKQRYEKMISGMYLGEIVRNILIDFTKKGFLFRGQISETLKTRGIFETKFLSQIESDRLALLQVRAILQQLGLNSTCDDSILVKTVCGVVSRRAAELCGAGMAAVVDKIRENRRLDHLNVTVGVDGTLYKLHPHFSRIMHQTVKELSPQCNVSFLLSEDGSGKGAALITAVGVRLRGEVPPTS from the exons AGAAGGGAGATTTCATTGCCTTGGATCTTGGTGGGTCTTCCTTTCGAATTCTACGGGTGCAAGTGGATCACGAGCAGCATCAAAATGTTCGCATGGAGTCTGAGGTTTACGACACCCCCGAGAACATCATACACGGCAGTGGAAGCCAG CTTTTTGATCACGTCGCTGAGTGCCTGGGAGACTtcatggagaaaaagaaaatcaaggacAAGAAATTACCTGTGGGATTCACGTTTTCTTTCCCCTGCCAACAATCCAAAATTGATGAG GGCATCCTGATCACCTGGACAAAGAGATTTAAAGCGAGTGGAGTAGAGGGTGCAGATGTGGTGAAGCTGCTGGACAAAGCCATCAAGAAACGAGGG GACTATGACGCCAACATTGTGGCCGTGGTGAACGACACAGTGGGGACCATGATGACCTGTGGCTACGATGACCAGCATTGTGAAGTTGGCCTGATCATTG GCACTGGCACCAATGCTTGCTACATGGAGGAACTGAGGCACATTGACCTGGTGGAAGGCGATGAGGGGAGGATGTGCATCAACACGGAGTGGGGGGCCTTTGGGGACGACGGGTCCCTAGAAGACATCCGGACCGAGTTTGACCGAGAGATAGACCGGGGCTCCCTTAATCCGGGAAAGCAGTT GTTTGAGAAGATGGTCAGTGGCATGTACATCGGGGAGCTGGTTCGACTGATCCTGGTCAAGATGGCCAAAGAGGGTCTCTTATTTGAAGGGCGGATCACCCCGGAGCTACTTACCAAAGGAAAGTTCAACACCAGCGATGTGTCAGCCATCGAAAT GAATAAGGAAGGCCTCCACAATGCCAAAGAAATCCTGACCCGTCTGGGAGTGGAACCGTCTCATGACGACTGTATTTCAGTCCAGCACGTGTGCGCCATTGTCACGTTTCGCTCGGCCAACCTGGTGGCTGCAACGCTGGGTGCCATCTTGTGCCGCCTTCGTGATAACAAGGGCACACCCAGGCTGCGGACTACGGTTGGTGTCGACGGATCTCTATACAAGATGCACCCACA gtATTCCCGGCGTTTCCACAAGACCCTGAGGCGCCTGGTGCCGGACTCAGATGTGCGTTTCCTGCTGTCGGAGAGCGGCAGTGGCAAGGGAGCCGCCATGGTGACCGCAGTGGCTTACCGCCTGGCCGAGCAGCACCGGCAGATCGAGGAGACCCTGGCCCACTTCCGCCTCACCAAGGAGATGCTGATGGAGGTGAAGAAGCGGATGCGGGCTGAGATGGAGTTGGGACTGAAGAAGGCGACCCATGAGAAGGCCACTGTCAAGATGCTGCCCTCCTTTGTCCGGAGCACTCCAGATGGGACTG AGCACGGTGACTTCTTGGCCCTCGACCTTGGAGGAACGAACTTCCGCGTCCTGCTGGTGAAGATCCGCAGTGGGAAGAAGAGGACAGTGGAAATGCACAACAAGATCTACACCATTCCCATTGAAGTCATGCAGGGCACCGGGGAAGAG CTGTTTGACCACATCGTTTCCTGCATCTCCGACTTCCTGGACTACATGGGCATCAAAGGCCCCAGAATGCCTTTGGGCTTCACCTTCTCCTTTCCCTGCAAGCAGGAAAGCTTGGATGCG GGTATCTTGATCACCTGGACAAAGGGCTTCAAGGCAACTGACTGTGTGGGGCACGATGTAACCACCCTACTAAAGGATGCAATAAAAAGGAGAGAG GAATTTGACCTGGACGTGGTGGCTGTGGTGAACGACACGGTGGGCACCATGATGACCTGTGCTTATGAGGAGCCCACCTGTGAGGTCGGACTCATCGTAG GAACGGGCAGCAATGCCTGCTacatggaagaaatgaggaataTTGAGATGGTGGAAGGGACTGATGGGCAAATGTGTATCAACATGGAATGGGGTGCCTTTGGGGACAACGGCTGTCTGGATGATATCCGAACAGGCTATGATAAGTTGGTGGATGAATATTCTCTAAACGCTGGGAAACAAAG GTATGAGAAGATGATCAGCGGCATGTACCTGGGGGAGATCGTCCGCAACATCCTGATTGACTTCACCAAGAAGGGATTTCTCTTCCGGGGGCAGATCTCTGAGACCCTGAAGACGCGGGGCATCTTTGAGACCAAATTCCTCTCTCAGATCGAGAG TGACCGATTAGCACTGCTCCAGGTTCGGGCCATCCTCCAGCAGCTGGGACTGAACAGCACCTGTGATGACAGTATCCTCGTCAAGACTGTGTGTGGGGTCGTGTCCAGGAGAGCTGCAGAGCTGTGTGGCGCAGGGATGGCTGCTGTGGTAGATAAGATCCGTGAGAACAGGAGACTGGACCATCTGAATGTGACTGTGGGAGTGGACGGGACACTCTACAAACTTCATCCACA cttctccaGAATCATGCACCAAACCGTGAAGGAACTGTCACCACAATGTAATGTGTCCTTCCTGCTGTCAGAAGATGGTAGTGGCAAGGGGGCCGCCCTCATCACGGCTGTGGGTGTGCGGCTGCGAGGAGAAGTGCCCCCAACCAGCTAA
- the HK1 gene encoding hexokinase-1 isoform X2 translates to MVQLFDHVAECLGDFMEKKKIKDKKLPVGFTFSFPCQQSKIDEGILITWTKRFKASGVEGADVVKLLDKAIKKRGDYDANIVAVVNDTVGTMMTCGYDDQHCEVGLIIGTGTNACYMEELRHIDLVEGDEGRMCINTEWGAFGDDGSLEDIRTEFDREIDRGSLNPGKQLFEKMVSGMYIGELVRLILVKMAKEGLLFEGRITPELLTKGKFNTSDVSAIEMNKEGLHNAKEILTRLGVEPSHDDCISVQHVCAIVTFRSANLVAATLGAILCRLRDNKGTPRLRTTVGVDGSLYKMHPQYSRRFHKTLRRLVPDSDVRFLLSESGSGKGAAMVTAVAYRLAEQHRQIEETLAHFRLTKEMLMEVKKRMRAEMELGLKKATHEKATVKMLPSFVRSTPDGTEHGDFLALDLGGTNFRVLLVKIRSGKKRTVEMHNKIYTIPIEVMQGTGEELFDHIVSCISDFLDYMGIKGPRMPLGFTFSFPCKQESLDAGILITWTKGFKATDCVGHDVTTLLKDAIKRREEFDLDVVAVVNDTVGTMMTCAYEEPTCEVGLIVGTGSNACYMEEMRNIEMVEGTDGQMCINMEWGAFGDNGCLDDIRTGYDKLVDEYSLNAGKQRYEKMISGMYLGEIVRNILIDFTKKGFLFRGQISETLKTRGIFETKFLSQIESDRLALLQVRAILQQLGLNSTCDDSILVKTVCGVVSRRAAELCGAGMAAVVDKIRENRRLDHLNVTVGVDGTLYKLHPHFSRIMHQTVKELSPQCNVSFLLSEDGSGKGAALITAVGVRLRGEVPPTS, encoded by the exons CTTTTTGATCACGTCGCTGAGTGCCTGGGAGACTtcatggagaaaaagaaaatcaaggacAAGAAATTACCTGTGGGATTCACGTTTTCTTTCCCCTGCCAACAATCCAAAATTGATGAG GGCATCCTGATCACCTGGACAAAGAGATTTAAAGCGAGTGGAGTAGAGGGTGCAGATGTGGTGAAGCTGCTGGACAAAGCCATCAAGAAACGAGGG GACTATGACGCCAACATTGTGGCCGTGGTGAACGACACAGTGGGGACCATGATGACCTGTGGCTACGATGACCAGCATTGTGAAGTTGGCCTGATCATTG GCACTGGCACCAATGCTTGCTACATGGAGGAACTGAGGCACATTGACCTGGTGGAAGGCGATGAGGGGAGGATGTGCATCAACACGGAGTGGGGGGCCTTTGGGGACGACGGGTCCCTAGAAGACATCCGGACCGAGTTTGACCGAGAGATAGACCGGGGCTCCCTTAATCCGGGAAAGCAGTT GTTTGAGAAGATGGTCAGTGGCATGTACATCGGGGAGCTGGTTCGACTGATCCTGGTCAAGATGGCCAAAGAGGGTCTCTTATTTGAAGGGCGGATCACCCCGGAGCTACTTACCAAAGGAAAGTTCAACACCAGCGATGTGTCAGCCATCGAAAT GAATAAGGAAGGCCTCCACAATGCCAAAGAAATCCTGACCCGTCTGGGAGTGGAACCGTCTCATGACGACTGTATTTCAGTCCAGCACGTGTGCGCCATTGTCACGTTTCGCTCGGCCAACCTGGTGGCTGCAACGCTGGGTGCCATCTTGTGCCGCCTTCGTGATAACAAGGGCACACCCAGGCTGCGGACTACGGTTGGTGTCGACGGATCTCTATACAAGATGCACCCACA gtATTCCCGGCGTTTCCACAAGACCCTGAGGCGCCTGGTGCCGGACTCAGATGTGCGTTTCCTGCTGTCGGAGAGCGGCAGTGGCAAGGGAGCCGCCATGGTGACCGCAGTGGCTTACCGCCTGGCCGAGCAGCACCGGCAGATCGAGGAGACCCTGGCCCACTTCCGCCTCACCAAGGAGATGCTGATGGAGGTGAAGAAGCGGATGCGGGCTGAGATGGAGTTGGGACTGAAGAAGGCGACCCATGAGAAGGCCACTGTCAAGATGCTGCCCTCCTTTGTCCGGAGCACTCCAGATGGGACTG AGCACGGTGACTTCTTGGCCCTCGACCTTGGAGGAACGAACTTCCGCGTCCTGCTGGTGAAGATCCGCAGTGGGAAGAAGAGGACAGTGGAAATGCACAACAAGATCTACACCATTCCCATTGAAGTCATGCAGGGCACCGGGGAAGAG CTGTTTGACCACATCGTTTCCTGCATCTCCGACTTCCTGGACTACATGGGCATCAAAGGCCCCAGAATGCCTTTGGGCTTCACCTTCTCCTTTCCCTGCAAGCAGGAAAGCTTGGATGCG GGTATCTTGATCACCTGGACAAAGGGCTTCAAGGCAACTGACTGTGTGGGGCACGATGTAACCACCCTACTAAAGGATGCAATAAAAAGGAGAGAG GAATTTGACCTGGACGTGGTGGCTGTGGTGAACGACACGGTGGGCACCATGATGACCTGTGCTTATGAGGAGCCCACCTGTGAGGTCGGACTCATCGTAG GAACGGGCAGCAATGCCTGCTacatggaagaaatgaggaataTTGAGATGGTGGAAGGGACTGATGGGCAAATGTGTATCAACATGGAATGGGGTGCCTTTGGGGACAACGGCTGTCTGGATGATATCCGAACAGGCTATGATAAGTTGGTGGATGAATATTCTCTAAACGCTGGGAAACAAAG GTATGAGAAGATGATCAGCGGCATGTACCTGGGGGAGATCGTCCGCAACATCCTGATTGACTTCACCAAGAAGGGATTTCTCTTCCGGGGGCAGATCTCTGAGACCCTGAAGACGCGGGGCATCTTTGAGACCAAATTCCTCTCTCAGATCGAGAG TGACCGATTAGCACTGCTCCAGGTTCGGGCCATCCTCCAGCAGCTGGGACTGAACAGCACCTGTGATGACAGTATCCTCGTCAAGACTGTGTGTGGGGTCGTGTCCAGGAGAGCTGCAGAGCTGTGTGGCGCAGGGATGGCTGCTGTGGTAGATAAGATCCGTGAGAACAGGAGACTGGACCATCTGAATGTGACTGTGGGAGTGGACGGGACACTCTACAAACTTCATCCACA cttctccaGAATCATGCACCAAACCGTGAAGGAACTGTCACCACAATGTAATGTGTCCTTCCTGCTGTCAGAAGATGGTAGTGGCAAGGGGGCCGCCCTCATCACGGCTGTGGGTGTGCGGCTGCGAGGAGAAGTGCCCCCAACCAGCTAA